The genomic segment CGAATACGCCCACCCGCACGCCCTTTCCCAGGGCGAGACGATACAATAGGCGGCTACGGCGCGCATGGGTCGAGAAGGAAAACAAGTCGAGGGAACGGCAGTCGCAGCCGGCCTTTTTCATCCAGCCGGCCACGGCCACGCCCTCGGCGAAGGTGCGGTCTTTGCGGACCTGGGGCGAAGGGATCACCACGATGGAGTCGCGGGACAGGCCGAAGGACTGCAAGGTCGCGGCGGCGAGGCGCGCGTAATTCCCTTGGTAGGAAAAAGCCATCCCCACGGGAACCGGCCCGCCCGTGGTGATCAGCCGGGAATAATGCCGGGCCCTGAACTCATCCAGAGCTTGCTTCAGTGCATAGTCCGGAATCCAGCCCTCGACCGCCAAAACCTCGCCCCCGACCGGTTGGGTCACGGCCAGGAAGGGATGGACCCAGGCGAGAAAGGCCCTCGTCCCCGCGGCCAGCAGGATGGCCAGGACCAACCAGCCGCGCCAGGTGGGCAGGATCATCTCGCGGCGGCGGAGCAAGCTTATCGCGAACGGGGGCCCGGGCATGGACCAATCCTAACTAACCGGACCCCCGGTTTCCAGGTGACATGGACGTTACCTTGGGCCGGAAACGGGCGGCGCGGGGATGCCCTTTAGGGTATGTTAACGCGGGAGAAACCGGATTTGGGCGACAAGCGGGACGCGGACGGGAAGGCGGTATTCCTGGACAGGGACGGCACGGTGAACCGGAATACCCATTACCTGATCGACTTCGCGGAATTCGAGCTCATCCCCGGCGTCGAGGACGCGCTGCGGATCTTGCAAGGCCTGGGTTACCGGCTGTTCGGCGTCAGCAATCAAAGCGGGGTGGCGAAGGGCTACTTCACCTATGCGGCCGTGGAGGATCTCAATCGGAATATCGTCGCCGATCTCGGAGCGCGCGGCATCCGCCTGGAAGAGATCGCGTTCTGCCCGCATCATCCCGAAGGGATCGTGGCCGAGTACGCGAAGGCCTGCGAGTGCCGAAAGCCCGCGCCCGGAATGCTGAAGGATCTGGCCCGGAAACACGGCCTCGACTTGTCCCGCAGCTTCATGGTCGGGGACAGCGAAAGCGATGCCCAGGCGGGGATGAACGCGGGCGCGCAAGGGGTCTGGATTCGCCCCGAGGCGACCGTCCCGAATGACTTTAGTCAGGTTGACAACCCGCGGAAAATAAAGGAATTTCCTTCGCTACTTGATTTCGCCCGGAATTTAAGGGAATTTGCCTGACGGAAAGCGCCCGCATGGACCAAGAGCTGAAAATCATCGAAGGATTGTACAAGGCCGGCC from the Fibrobacterota bacterium genome contains:
- a CDS encoding HAD family hydrolase — protein: MLTREKPDLGDKRDADGKAVFLDRDGTVNRNTHYLIDFAEFELIPGVEDALRILQGLGYRLFGVSNQSGVAKGYFTYAAVEDLNRNIVADLGARGIRLEEIAFCPHHPEGIVAEYAKACECRKPAPGMLKDLARKHGLDLSRSFMVGDSESDAQAGMNAGAQGVWIRPEATVPNDFSQVDNPRKIKEFPSLLDFARNLREFA
- a CDS encoding YdcF family protein, which codes for MPGPPFAISLLRRREMILPTWRGWLVLAILLAAGTRAFLAWVHPFLAVTQPVGGEVLAVEGWIPDYALKQALDEFRARHYSRLITTGGPVPVGMAFSYQGNYARLAAATLQSFGLSRDSIVVIPSPQVRKDRTFAEGVAVAGWMKKAGCDCRSLDLFSFSTHARRSRLLYRLALGKGVRVGVFAPRDVDYDPDRWWTSSDGVRRVTDEWLAYLYAALIFRE